A single region of the Phycisphaerae bacterium RAS1 genome encodes:
- a CDS encoding putative sulfate transporter: MAPPRWSATLPADLFAGLTVALVAIPQCMAFATICGLPAVAGLYSAVVMGLVSAAISESPKLVVGPAITASTMLLAVLRTVEPTDAQRWPVIAGFTAVLVGVMTIVAAWLNLGRFTRFVSRAVILGLVAGSAALTLGSQLAPMMGLSAGRQSTLLGILWNTISRLGGVHWPAVSVSIGAMVVTLVGARLGPRVPAAFIALALSGVAAWQLEQRGLAGELPTIGALPWSWPSSLTPRYEGPLSSDLLAGAAAICVVGIIQNLSIAKALADRDDQRFRPKRELWALGVANIAAGLLHGFPGSGSFARSALSDLAGARTRVSGIAAAVATTVIAALAAPLARHVTLAAIAGVLVATAITMVSWRELTHVLLRDRDDRVVLLTTVAAVFILPIHWAVLIGLVVSVGLLLGRVGRLHLFEMVRNREGAFREHAIDKATGASRVTMLQVEGPLFFAHADELARKLRAVFRRRPDVTIVRMRRTQQIDFSVLASIDGPVRSYLAGGGHLLMCGLTPAIRETLRNSPLGAALGADNLMAANREVFGSARAAIERAQSLCRDAADARPMFREGESPAE; encoded by the coding sequence ATGGCCCCGCCGCGCTGGAGCGCCACCCTGCCGGCCGACCTCTTCGCCGGGCTGACGGTCGCGCTGGTCGCCATTCCGCAGTGCATGGCGTTCGCCACGATCTGCGGTCTGCCGGCGGTGGCGGGTCTCTATTCCGCGGTGGTCATGGGGCTGGTCAGCGCCGCGATCTCAGAATCGCCGAAGCTTGTCGTCGGTCCCGCCATCACCGCCAGCACCATGCTGCTGGCGGTGCTTCGCACCGTCGAGCCGACCGACGCGCAGCGCTGGCCGGTCATCGCGGGGTTCACGGCCGTCCTGGTCGGCGTGATGACCATCGTCGCGGCCTGGTTGAACCTGGGGCGCTTCACGCGTTTCGTCTCGCGCGCCGTCATCCTCGGCCTCGTGGCCGGCTCCGCGGCCCTCACGCTCGGTTCGCAGCTCGCGCCGATGATGGGGCTAAGCGCCGGCCGGCAGTCCACGCTGCTCGGAATATTGTGGAACACGATCTCCCGGCTTGGCGGCGTGCACTGGCCGGCGGTCAGCGTGTCGATCGGGGCGATGGTCGTCACGCTCGTCGGCGCCCGGCTCGGGCCGCGCGTCCCGGCGGCGTTCATTGCGCTGGCGCTCAGCGGCGTGGCCGCGTGGCAACTGGAGCAGCGCGGGCTTGCGGGCGAGCTGCCGACGATCGGCGCGCTGCCCTGGAGCTGGCCGTCCTCGCTCACGCCGCGCTATGAGGGGCCGCTTTCGTCCGACCTGCTCGCCGGCGCGGCGGCCATCTGCGTGGTCGGCATCATTCAGAACCTGTCGATCGCCAAGGCGCTGGCGGACCGGGACGATCAGCGCTTCCGCCCGAAACGCGAGCTCTGGGCGCTGGGCGTGGCCAACATCGCCGCCGGCCTGCTGCACGGCTTCCCCGGCTCAGGCAGTTTCGCGCGCTCGGCCCTGAGCGATCTGGCCGGAGCGCGGACGCGCGTCTCGGGCATCGCCGCAGCCGTCGCCACCACGGTCATTGCGGCGCTGGCCGCGCCTTTGGCGCGCCACGTGACGCTGGCGGCTATTGCCGGCGTGCTGGTCGCGACCGCGATCACCATGGTGAGCTGGCGCGAGCTGACGCACGTTCTGCTGCGCGATCGCGACGACCGCGTCGTCCTGCTGACGACCGTGGCGGCCGTGTTCATTCTTCCGATCCACTGGGCGGTGTTGATCGGACTGGTGGTTTCGGTCGGCCTGCTCCTGGGCCGCGTGGGGCGACTGCACCTTTTCGAGATGGTGCGGAATCGCGAGGGGGCGTTCCGCGAGCATGCCATCGACAAAGCGACCGGCGCCAGCCGCGTCACGATGCTTCAGGTCGAGGGGCCGCTGTTCTTCGCCCACGCCGATGAGCTTGCTAGAAAGCTCCGAGCTGTCTTCCGCCGCCGGCCGGACGTCACCATCGTTCGCATGCGCCGCACGCAACAGATCGACTTTTCGGTGCTGGCGTCCATCGACGGACCGGTCCGCAGCTACCTCGCGGGCGGCGGCCATCTGCTGATGTGCGGCCTGACGCCCGCAATCCGCGAGACGCTGCGCAACAGTCCACTGGGAGCCGCCCTCGGCGCGGACAATCTCATGGCGGCCAACCGCGAGGTCTTCGGCTCGGCCCGCGCGGCGATCGAGCGGGCCCAGTCGCTGTGCCGCGACGCCGCGGACGCGCGTCCCATGTTCCGAGAGGGCGAGTCGCCGGCGGAATGA
- a CDS encoding Sulfite exporter TauE/SafE, with product MSHFDVALLTGMILVAALLYSSVGHAGASGYLAAMALMGLPATVMKPTALVLNILVASITTAQFTAAGAFSWRTFWPFAVASVPCAWLGGSLKVSAGVYSAVVGATLLVAAVRLAWSFRERPAREIHVPAALLSGGGVGFLAGVAGVGGGIFLSPLLLLTGWANTRSTAGVSAAFILVNSIAGLGGHVASLQQVPPIAGLWAAAAGVGGLCGSWIGSRRMAPQTLRRMLAVVLVIAGVKMVWAAV from the coding sequence TTGTCACATTTCGACGTCGCCTTGCTGACCGGGATGATCCTCGTCGCCGCCCTGCTCTATTCCTCCGTCGGCCATGCCGGGGCGTCGGGATACCTGGCGGCGATGGCGCTTATGGGGCTGCCGGCGACCGTGATGAAACCCACGGCGCTGGTCTTGAATATCCTGGTCGCATCCATCACGACCGCCCAGTTCACCGCCGCCGGGGCGTTTTCGTGGCGCACGTTCTGGCCTTTCGCCGTCGCGTCCGTTCCCTGCGCGTGGCTGGGCGGATCGCTGAAGGTCTCCGCCGGCGTCTACAGCGCGGTTGTCGGCGCGACGCTGCTGGTTGCGGCGGTGCGATTGGCGTGGAGCTTCCGCGAGCGCCCCGCGCGCGAGATTCATGTGCCCGCGGCGCTGCTCAGCGGCGGCGGCGTCGGGTTTCTGGCGGGCGTGGCGGGCGTGGGAGGCGGGATCTTTCTGAGTCCGTTGCTGCTGCTCACAGGCTGGGCGAACACGCGCAGCACGGCCGGCGTGTCGGCCGCGTTTATCCTGGTGAACTCAATCGCCGGGCTGGGCGGGCATGTCGCCAGCCTGCAACAGGTGCCGCCGATTGCGGGCCTGTGGGCGGCTGCGGCCGGCGTGGGCGGGCTGTGCGGCTCGTGGATCGGCAGCCGGCGGATGGCGCCCCAGACGCTACGGCGAATGCTGGCGGTGGTGCTGGTGATTGCGGGGGTGAAGATGGTGTGGGCGGCGGTGTGA